One segment of Candidatus Arsenophonus lipoptenae DNA contains the following:
- the fpr gene encoding ferredoxin--NADP(+) reductase, whose protein sequence is MTNWVKGKIIKNHKWTKSLFSLILEAPIKPFIAGQYAKLALEINGQRIQRAYSYVNSPFNNKLEFYLVNIKNGKLSPHLAELKYGDDIYITEKASGFFILEELPDCETLWMLSTGTAIGPFLSILQLGKNFMKFKQIILVHAVRYAKDLSYLPLMKILEKKYKNKLKIQTIISRENKIGSLTGRIPKLIENGQLEKETKAKIDPVTSHIMLCGNPGMIKDTQNLLKIQRGMNKRFNNKNGQISTEQYW, encoded by the coding sequence ATGACTAATTGGGTTAAAGGCAAAATTATTAAAAATCATAAATGGACAAAATCATTATTTAGTTTAATTCTTGAAGCACCAATTAAACCATTTATTGCTGGACAATATGCTAAACTTGCATTAGAAATTAATGGCCAACGTATTCAACGAGCTTATTCTTATGTTAATTCTCCATTTAATAATAAATTAGAATTTTATCTTGTTAATATAAAAAATGGAAAACTCAGTCCGCATCTTGCAGAATTAAAATATGGTGATGATATATATATCACTGAAAAAGCTTCAGGTTTTTTTATATTAGAAGAATTACCTGATTGTGAAACTCTTTGGATGTTATCAACAGGGACTGCAATTGGACCGTTTTTATCTATTTTACAACTAGGTAAAAATTTCATGAAATTTAAGCAAATAATTTTAGTACATGCAGTACGATATGCTAAAGATCTTAGTTACTTACCATTGATGAAAATATTAGAAAAAAAATATAAAAATAAATTAAAAATACAAACAATTATAAGTCGAGAAAATAAGATTGGATCACTTACAGGTCGCATTCCAAAATTAATTGAAAATGGACAACTAGAAAAAGAAACAAAAGCAAAAATTGATCCAGTAACTAGTCATATTATGCTTTGTGGAAATCCAGGGATGATTAAAGATACACAAAATTTATTAAAAATACAAAGGGGGATGAATAAACGTTTCAATAATAAAAATGGACAAATTAGTACTGAGCAATACTGGTAA
- the rsmA gene encoding 16S rRNA (adenine(1518)-N(6)/adenine(1519)-N(6))-dimethyltransferase RsmA translates to MNNQMYLGYVARKCFGQHFLTDQLIINDIVNFFNPKVNQSIVEIGPGFGALTVPVSNRIDHMTIIELDRNLAIYLSLHPMLLGKITVIQKDAMTFDFSKILKKNNKLIRIFGNLPYNISIPLIFHIFAYSDIIFDMNFMLQKEVVNRLIAKPNTKTYGRLSVMAQYYCKIIPILNIPPSAFTPVPKVESTVVRFIPHELNPYSICDVKLLRLITTRAFNQRRKTIRNSLGSLFKIEDFKQLDINLNNRAENISIENYCKLACKLSKIINGFR, encoded by the coding sequence ATGAATAATCAAATGTATTTAGGATATGTTGCTCGTAAATGTTTTGGACAACATTTTTTGACTGATCAATTAATTATTAATGATATAGTTAATTTTTTTAATCCAAAAGTAAATCAGTCTATTGTTGAAATCGGTCCTGGTTTTGGTGCATTAACTGTGCCAGTTAGTAATCGTATAGATCATATGACAATAATAGAGTTAGATCGTAATCTTGCTATTTATCTATCTTTACATCCTATGCTTTTGGGAAAAATAACAGTAATACAAAAAGATGCAATGACGTTTGATTTTAGTAAAATATTAAAAAAAAATAATAAACTAATTAGAATATTTGGTAATTTACCTTATAATATTTCAATTCCTTTAATATTTCATATTTTTGCTTATTCTGATATTATTTTTGATATGAATTTTATGTTACAAAAAGAGGTTGTTAATCGTTTAATAGCAAAACCAAACACAAAGACATATGGTCGTCTTAGTGTAATGGCACAGTATTATTGCAAAATAATTCCTATATTAAATATTCCACCCTCAGCTTTTACACCAGTCCCAAAAGTGGAGTCAACTGTTGTTAGATTTATTCCTCATGAATTAAATCCATATTCTATTTGTGATGTAAAGTTATTACGTCTTATTACTACGAGAGCATTTAATCAACGACGTAAAACTATTCGTAATAGTTTAGGAAGTTTATTTAAAATTGAAGATTTTAAACAATTAGATATTAATCTAAACAATAGAGCTGAAAATATTTCAATAGAAAATTATTGTAAATTAGCTTGTAAATTATCTAAAATAATTAATGGTTTTAGATAA
- the pdxA gene encoding 4-hydroxythreonine-4-phosphate dehydrogenase PdxA, translating into MKKMTNTIVLTTGEPSGIGPDLLIQLVQQDWPVQLVTIADPELLLNRANQLGLKLELIRYSSKLQNKGQSAKSLMILPVKLPEPVKLGQFSKQNSSYVIETLSKACDGCISGEFAGLVTGPIHKGIINDAGIPFTGHTEFLAKKSKVKTVVMMLVIETFRVALVTTHLPIKEVADQITFENLQQVIYILNSELQYKFRIKSPSIYICGLNPHAGEGGHIGREEIDTIIPVIKKLRNEGLQLHGPFPADTLFQCKYINKADVILAMYHDQGLPVLKYCGFNNSVNITLGLPFIRTSVDHGTAIELVGTGNANVNSLTNALKLAIRIFQNNNE; encoded by the coding sequence ATGAAAAAAATGACTAATACTATTGTTTTAACTACTGGTGAGCCATCTGGAATTGGTCCTGATTTATTAATTCAACTTGTTCAACAAGATTGGCCTGTACAATTAGTTACAATTGCTGATCCAGAATTGTTACTTAATAGAGCTAATCAACTTGGTTTAAAATTAGAATTAATTAGGTATTCTTCTAAGTTACAAAATAAAGGTCAAAGTGCTAAATCATTAATGATTTTACCTGTAAAATTACCAGAGCCTGTAAAATTAGGACAATTTAGTAAACAAAATAGTAGTTATGTAATAGAAACCTTAAGTAAAGCATGTGATGGTTGTATTTCAGGTGAATTTGCAGGATTAGTTACAGGTCCAATTCATAAAGGTATTATTAATGATGCTGGTATTCCATTTACTGGTCATACAGAATTTCTTGCTAAGAAAAGTAAAGTAAAAACAGTTGTAATGATGTTAGTTATAGAAACTTTTCGTGTTGCACTTGTAACAACTCATTTACCTATTAAGGAAGTTGCAGATCAAATTACTTTTGAGAACCTTCAGCAAGTCATTTATATATTAAATAGTGAATTACAATATAAATTTAGAATTAAGTCACCATCTATTTATATTTGTGGATTAAATCCACATGCTGGTGAAGGTGGTCATATTGGTCGAGAAGAAATTGATACCATAATTCCAGTAATAAAAAAATTACGCAATGAAGGATTACAACTGCATGGCCCTTTTCCTGCAGATACATTATTTCAATGTAAATATATAAATAAGGCTGATGTTATTTTAGCAATGTATCATGATCAAGGTCTTCCTGTGCTAAAATACTGTGGGTTTAATAATTCGGTAAATATTACTTTAGGATTACCTTTTATTAGAACATCAGTAGATCATGGTACTGCAATTGAGTTGGTTGGAACTGGTAATGCGAATGTGAATAGTTTAACCAATGCTTTAAAATTAGCTATCAGAATATTTCAAAATAACAATGAATAA
- the tpiA gene encoding triose-phosphate isomerase: protein MHYPLIIGNWKLNGNTKIIEEFVQILHKKLNNITKCNIVIAPPTIYLSQVKKALTGSNIELSAQDVDINISGAFTGETSAEMLKDIGVKYTIIGHSERRIHHKETNEQISKKFLILKSKELIPILCIGDTQEEYNSGKTEKVCINQIDIILNKLGIHAFKNTVIAYEPIWAIGSGKSASPTHAQAVHKHIRNYLAKENYSIAKQVIIQYGGSVNANNAAEFFIQPDIDGVLVGSASLNLDSFMSIIYAALKKYNY from the coding sequence ATGCATTATCCATTAATCATTGGGAATTGGAAATTAAATGGCAATACAAAAATAATTGAAGAATTTGTTCAAATTTTACATAAAAAGTTAAATAATATAACTAAATGTAATATTGTAATCGCCCCACCTACAATTTACCTATCACAAGTAAAAAAAGCTTTGACTGGTAGTAATATAGAACTTAGCGCTCAAGATGTAGATATAAATATATCTGGAGCTTTTACTGGCGAAACATCAGCTGAAATGCTAAAAGATATAGGTGTAAAATATACTATTATTGGACATTCTGAACGTAGAATTCACCATAAGGAAACTAATGAACAAATTTCAAAGAAATTTTTAATTTTAAAATCAAAAGAATTAATACCAATACTATGCATTGGTGACACTCAAGAAGAATATAATTCTGGTAAAACTGAAAAAGTTTGTATTAATCAAATTGATATAATATTAAATAAATTAGGTATTCATGCTTTTAAAAATACTGTTATTGCATATGAACCTATTTGGGCTATTGGTAGTGGTAAATCAGCTTCTCCAACTCATGCACAAGCAGTACATAAACATATTCGTAATTATCTTGCAAAAGAAAATTATTCTATTGCTAAACAAGTAATTATTCAATATGGTGGTTCAGTAAACGCTAATAATGCAGCTGAATTTTTTATTCAACCAGATATTGACGGTGTATTAGTTGGCAGTGCATCACTAAATTTAGATTCATTTATGTCTATTATATATGCTGCATTAAAAAAATATAATTATTAA
- the surA gene encoding peptidylprolyl isomerase SurA: protein MNFSKKCIFALFFIFNIPTLKAIEKLDQITAIVNESIVLKSDIDRMLSIVKINTKNTGQNFFNEKKLYNKILENLILEKIILQLAEKMQIQISDSVIDETINSIAEQNGLTINQFKQQLLRDGINLQDYRSKINNEIMMQEVRNKEISRQIIILPQEVDLLKKQLNSQVIGQDVNVNLSQILLLLPKYSTNENNQSLINLVKDIFIQLEQGVEFDKLATNYSSDINAFKGGSMGWSKVSELPIEVAKEIQYSKKGDVIGPIRSEIGFHILKINDIKNNNIPILVTEVKTCHILIKFSPIMENRRAYLKIKQIARQIQIGRITFSEAVKKYSEDPLSVLIDKNLKWNILSEYNPIFRDAIMNLSKGEISKPIRSSLGWHLIRLEDIRQIDKTDIIKKDYAYRILFNRKFNEKFPLWLKELRASAYIKIFHDSDM, encoded by the coding sequence ATGAATTTTAGCAAAAAATGTATTTTTGCCTTGTTTTTTATATTTAATATCCCTACATTGAAAGCAATAGAAAAATTAGATCAAATAACTGCTATTGTTAATGAAAGTATTGTATTAAAAAGTGATATTGATCGTATGTTAAGTATAGTTAAAATTAATACTAAAAATACTGGACAAAATTTTTTTAATGAAAAAAAATTATATAATAAAATATTAGAAAACCTAATTTTAGAAAAAATTATTTTGCAACTTGCAGAAAAAATGCAAATTCAAATATCAGATTCAGTAATAGATGAAACTATCAATAGTATTGCAGAACAAAATGGTTTAACAATTAATCAATTTAAACAACAATTATTAAGAGATGGTATTAATTTACAAGATTATCGTAGTAAAATTAATAATGAAATTATGATGCAAGAGGTGCGTAATAAGGAAATTAGCCGTCAAATTATCATTTTGCCACAAGAAGTAGATTTGCTAAAAAAACAACTTAATTCACAAGTTATTGGTCAGGATGTTAATGTTAATTTAAGTCAAATTTTGCTTTTATTACCAAAATATTCAACTAATGAAAATAATCAATCATTAATTAATTTAGTTAAAGATATCTTTATACAGTTAGAACAAGGAGTTGAGTTTGATAAACTTGCCACTAATTATTCTTCAGATATTAATGCTTTTAAAGGTGGTAGCATGGGATGGAGTAAAGTTTCCGAATTACCAATTGAAGTTGCTAAAGAAATACAATATTCTAAAAAAGGTGATGTAATTGGACCTATACGTTCTGAAATAGGATTTCATATATTAAAAATTAATGATATAAAAAATAATAATATTCCAATATTAGTTACTGAAGTAAAAACTTGTCATATACTAATTAAGTTTTCTCCAATTATGGAGAATAGGCGAGCATATTTAAAAATAAAACAAATTGCTAGGCAAATTCAAATAGGAAGAATAACATTTTCTGAAGCAGTTAAAAAATACTCAGAAGATCCATTATCTGTATTAATAGATAAAAATTTAAAGTGGAATATACTGAGTGAATATAATCCTATATTTCGTGATGCTATAATGAATTTAAGTAAAGGTGAAATAAGTAAGCCAATTAGATCTTCTTTAGGTTGGCATTTAATTAGATTGGAAGATATTAGACAGATTGATAAAACTGATATAATAAAGAAAGACTATGCATATCGAATATTATTCAATCGTAAATTTAATGAAAAATTTCCTTTATGGTTGAAAGAATTGCGTGCATCAGCATATATAAAAATTTTTCATGATAGTGATATGTAA
- the apaH gene encoding bis(5'-nucleosyl)-tetraphosphatase (symmetrical) ApaH, producing MATYLIGDIHGCYRELRELLNKVNFKPQNDILWLTGDLVTRGPDSLKVLRYIKNLGSSVRMVLGNHDLNLISVYANISHHKPKEKLKKLIKANDFAELVFWLRNQPLLQVDNNKKIIMSHAGITPQWNLLIAEMCAKEVEKVLSSDIYHPLLMDFMYKDIPNSWSPNLSGLSRLCFSIQALTRMRYCLPDGQLNMMFKNKPEKTPLPLKPWFSFPINIPAGYSIIFGHWASLEGKGTPKMIYGLDTGCCWGGELTLLRWEDKQYFSQPAFITR from the coding sequence ATGGCTACTTATCTTATAGGAGATATTCATGGATGTTATCGTGAACTCAGGGAACTTTTAAATAAAGTAAATTTTAAACCACAAAACGATATTTTATGGTTAACAGGTGATTTAGTTACTCGTGGTCCTGATTCTCTAAAAGTTTTACGATATATTAAAAATTTAGGTTCATCAGTTAGAATGGTTCTAGGTAATCATGATCTAAATCTTATTAGTGTATATGCTAATATTAGTCATCATAAACCAAAAGAAAAATTAAAAAAATTAATAAAAGCTAATGATTTTGCTGAATTAGTTTTTTGGTTACGAAATCAACCATTATTACAAGTAGATAATAATAAAAAAATTATTATGAGTCATGCTGGGATAACCCCTCAATGGAATTTATTAATCGCTGAAATGTGTGCTAAAGAGGTAGAAAAAGTACTAAGTAGTGATATTTATCATCCATTATTAATGGATTTTATGTATAAAGATATACCGAATAGTTGGTCTCCTAATTTAAGTGGATTATCTCGTTTATGTTTTAGTATTCAAGCGTTAACGCGCATGCGTTATTGTTTACCTGATGGTCAATTAAATATGATGTTTAAGAATAAACCAGAAAAAACACCATTACCTTTAAAACCGTGGTTTAGTTTTCCTATAAATATACCAGCAGGGTATTCTATTATTTTTGGTCATTGGGCTTCTTTAGAGGGTAAAGGGACTCCTAAAATGATTTATGGATTAGACACAGGATGTTGTTGGGGGGGGGAATTAACTTTATTACGTTGGGAAGATAAACAGTACTTTAGCCAGCCTGCTTTTATAACCAGATAA
- the folA gene encoding type 3 dihydrofolate reductase: MNISLIAAISINKAIGFKNRIPWILSTDLAWFRKNTLNKPVVMGRITYESIGNPLDQRLNIILSHTYLNNDNRIIWVHSINEVLDITESMEETMIIGGGKIYELFLPYANKIYLTHVDINIIGDVFFPNYKSTSWKTVFIEYHRADKKNTHNYRFEILERLK; this comes from the coding sequence ATGAATATTAGCTTAATTGCAGCAATTTCAATAAATAAAGCTATTGGCTTTAAAAACCGCATACCATGGATTTTATCTACTGATTTGGCTTGGTTTAGAAAAAACACATTAAATAAACCTGTTGTCATGGGACGTATAACTTATGAATCTATAGGTAATCCTTTAGACCAAAGATTAAATATCATTCTTAGTCATACTTATTTAAATAATGATAACAGAATTATTTGGGTTCATTCAATTAATGAAGTTCTAGATATAACAGAAAGTATGGAAGAAACAATGATTATCGGTGGTGGAAAAATTTATGAATTATTTTTACCCTATGCAAATAAAATTTATTTAACACATGTAGATATTAATATTATAGGAGATGTTTTTTTTCCTAATTATAAGTCTACTTCATGGAAAACAGTATTCATAGAGTATCATAGAGCAGACAAAAAAAATACTCATAATTACCGTTTTGAGATATTAGAACGATTAAAATAA
- a CDS encoding amino acid permease, which produces MSKKLIKPAENTTTILRQELKSSHLIMIAIGGSIGTGLFIASGATIAQAGPGGALVSYVIVGLMVYFLMTSLGELAAYLPISGSFATYGSRYVDDGFGFALGWNYWYNWAITIAVDLVAVQLIMEYWFPKIDGWVWSTIFLIIIFIFNYISIKGFAEAEYWFSLIKIITVIIFIIIGLLLIIGSINHGLENIGWHNWKIGEAPFVGGLSSIIGVSMIVGFSFQGTELIGVVAAESKDPYSSIPKAVRQVFWRILLFYVLSILVISLIIPYWDPRLLCNNIRDINISPFALVFKNAGLVSAANIMNIVILIAVLSSCNSGMYASTRMLYNLAKEGKAPKIFSRLSSSGVPRYALFVTATVAGFCFLSSIFGNQVIYLWLLNTSGITGFIAWLGIAISHYRFRKGYILNGYDLNHLPYLSVYFPIGPIFAFIFCLVIIFGQNYQLFLEDQIDWYDIMTHYFGIFIFLIIWFCYKIIKKTHFINYRNMNFSNCDKNK; this is translated from the coding sequence ATGTCAAAAAAATTAATAAAACCCGCAGAAAATACTACAACAATATTGCGTCAAGAATTGAAATCTAGTCATTTAATAATGATAGCTATTGGTGGATCTATTGGAACAGGGTTATTTATTGCCTCTGGGGCAACTATAGCCCAAGCTGGGCCAGGCGGTGCTTTAGTATCTTATGTTATTGTTGGTTTAATGGTTTATTTTTTGATGACCAGTTTAGGTGAGCTTGCAGCCTATTTGCCTATTTCTGGTTCATTTGCTACTTATGGTTCTCGATATGTAGATGATGGATTTGGTTTTGCCTTAGGTTGGAATTATTGGTATAATTGGGCTATTACTATAGCTGTTGATTTAGTAGCAGTACAATTGATTATGGAATACTGGTTTCCTAAAATTGATGGTTGGGTTTGGAGTACAATATTTTTAATTATTATTTTTATTTTTAATTATATTTCTATTAAAGGTTTTGCTGAAGCAGAGTATTGGTTTTCTTTAATTAAAATAATTACTGTAATAATATTTATTATTATTGGTTTATTACTTATTATTGGTAGTATTAATCATGGATTAGAAAATATTGGATGGCATAATTGGAAAATTGGTGAAGCTCCTTTTGTTGGAGGATTATCCTCAATTATAGGAGTATCTATGATTGTTGGTTTTTCTTTTCAAGGAACCGAATTAATTGGTGTTGTTGCTGCTGAATCTAAAGATCCATATAGTAGTATCCCTAAAGCAGTACGACAAGTATTTTGGAGAATTTTACTATTTTATGTTTTGTCTATATTGGTCATCAGTTTAATTATTCCATATTGGGATCCACGTTTATTATGTAATAATATTAGAGATATTAATATTAGTCCATTTGCGTTAGTATTTAAAAATGCAGGACTAGTATCTGCAGCTAATATTATGAATATAGTTATTTTAATAGCAGTATTATCTTCATGTAATTCTGGTATGTATGCTTCTACTAGAATGTTATATAATTTAGCTAAAGAAGGAAAAGCACCTAAAATTTTTTCTAGGTTATCATCAAGTGGAGTTCCTAGATATGCTTTATTTGTTACTGCTACAGTAGCAGGATTTTGTTTTTTAAGTTCTATATTTGGAAATCAGGTTATTTATTTATGGTTATTAAATACATCAGGTATAACCGGATTTATAGCATGGTTAGGAATTGCTATAAGTCATTATCGGTTTCGTAAAGGTTATATATTAAATGGATATGATTTAAATCATTTACCTTATCTTTCTGTTTATTTTCCAATTGGACCGATATTTGCTTTTATTTTTTGTTTAGTAATTATTTTTGGTCAAAATTATCAATTATTTTTAGAAGATCAAATTGATTGGTATGATATAATGACTCATTATTTTGGTATTTTTATATTCCTCATAATATGGTTTTGTTATAAAATTATTAAAAAAACTCATTTTATTAATTATCGTAATATGAATTTTTCTAATTGTGATAAAAATAAATAA
- the lptD gene encoding LPS assembly protein LptD, producing the protein MIKNHLTLFAILIGIIIHSKNTYSKLTEQCLLGIPIYTKPIVKDNLNNLPIYINAKKMTSNNTNVIEYEGNVDIQQGNHTINANKVLLTKEKTTNRKILRKITATGNVSYDNSQIILTGSKAWFDFNNQNIDVEKGEYLMIGRQGRGYADKIKLRMKNRYTILEKGMFTTCLPGNNSWSIIGSKFVLDREEQLTKIWNAYFRIANVPIFYIPYLQLPTGTTKHSGFLLPNGSYSRGVGLNFILPFYWKIKPNYDLTITPQFMTFRGIKLNNEFRYITPAGDGIVSIDWLPRDRSYIKNKKNGKYPNRESNGRWLLYWYHSGILNQIWCFDIDYTKVSDSKYFTDFASKYGKSTDGYITQKFSFGYDKANLNISLTYKQFQLFVHSLNNKNKNYKIEPQLDINYYNNNLNLFNFNTYIQAMRIISIKSTNPNVTRLHVEPEFNLPLSNGWININNKIKVMATYYNQNIDNTIVNSQLKKNVVRILPLISSEIKLLFKRNILMQKYYLQTLKPRIQYLYIPYRDQNNINNYDSSLLHTDYNGLFRHLIYSGLDRIASANQLTTGITMSIYDDTLNEWFNFSIGQKYYFTNSKNKDGFLPFKEKVNNGSLLWVGDIYLRLTNNWLLRGGLQYSRRFNDITMGNILTEYHRGFNKLIQLNYRFVDYNYIKDTIKTQRIFQKEISQIGAIINWPLGCNWDFCASYYHDIYKNQPVSRLIGIQYKTCCWSINIGYERKIVDWQQKTCLSSYDNRWSINVELNGLNNNHHWESKKMLSSGIIPYQGYFE; encoded by the coding sequence ATGATAAAAAATCACTTAACACTATTTGCTATTTTGATTGGAATAATTATTCATAGCAAAAATACTTATTCTAAGCTAACAGAACAATGCTTATTAGGAATACCTATATATACCAAACCAATCGTAAAAGATAATCTAAATAATTTACCTATTTATATCAATGCAAAAAAAATGACTAGTAATAATACTAATGTTATTGAATATGAAGGTAATGTGGATATTCAACAAGGTAATCATACTATTAATGCTAACAAAGTTCTTTTAACTAAAGAAAAAACTACAAATAGAAAAATATTACGTAAGATCACTGCAACAGGAAACGTTAGTTATGATAATTCACAAATTATCTTGACAGGATCAAAGGCATGGTTTGATTTTAATAATCAAAATATTGATGTTGAAAAAGGTGAATATCTAATGATTGGGCGTCAGGGTCGTGGTTATGCAGATAAAATAAAGTTACGAATGAAAAATCGTTATACTATTTTAGAAAAAGGTATGTTTACTACTTGTCTTCCAGGTAATAATAGTTGGAGTATTATTGGTTCAAAATTTGTTTTAGATCGTGAAGAACAACTTACTAAGATATGGAATGCTTATTTTCGTATTGCCAATGTTCCTATTTTTTATATCCCGTATTTACAGTTGCCAACTGGTACTACTAAACATTCTGGTTTTTTGTTACCTAATGGCAGTTATTCTAGAGGAGTTGGATTGAATTTTATATTACCTTTTTATTGGAAAATTAAACCAAATTATGATTTAACTATTACTCCACAATTTATGACTTTTCGTGGAATAAAATTAAATAATGAGTTTCGTTATATTACTCCAGCTGGAGATGGCATTGTTTCTATTGATTGGCTTCCAAGAGATCGTAGTTATATTAAAAATAAAAAAAATGGTAAATATCCTAATCGTGAAAGTAATGGACGTTGGCTTTTATATTGGTATCATTCTGGTATCTTAAATCAAATATGGTGTTTTGATATTGATTATACAAAAGTTAGTGATTCAAAATATTTTACAGATTTTGCTTCTAAATATGGTAAAAGCACTGATGGATATATAACTCAAAAATTTAGTTTTGGTTATGATAAAGCTAATTTAAATATATCTTTAACATATAAACAGTTTCAGCTTTTTGTCCATTCATTAAATAACAAAAATAAAAATTATAAAATTGAACCTCAATTAGATATTAATTATTATAATAATAATTTAAATTTATTTAATTTTAATACTTATATCCAAGCTATGCGTATTATTAGCATTAAATCAACTAATCCTAATGTCACTAGATTACATGTTGAACCAGAATTTAATTTACCATTATCAAATGGTTGGATAAATATAAATAACAAAATAAAAGTAATGGCAACATATTATAATCAAAATATTGATAACACTATAGTTAATAGTCAATTAAAAAAAAATGTTGTTCGTATTTTGCCTTTAATAAGTTCTGAGATTAAATTATTGTTTAAAAGAAATATTTTGATGCAAAAATATTATTTACAAACATTAAAGCCTAGAATTCAATATCTTTATATCCCTTATCGTGATCAAAATAATATTAATAATTATGATTCATCATTATTACATACAGATTATAATGGATTATTTCGTCATCTTATATATAGTGGATTAGATCGTATTGCTTCTGCTAATCAATTGACAACTGGTATTACTATGAGTATTTATGATGATACATTAAATGAATGGTTTAATTTTTCTATTGGACAAAAATATTATTTTACTAATTCAAAAAATAAAGATGGTTTTTTACCTTTTAAAGAGAAAGTAAATAATGGTTCATTATTATGGGTTGGTGATATTTATTTACGATTAACTAATAATTGGTTATTGCGTGGTGGATTACAATATAGCAGACGTTTTAATGATATAACTATGGGTAATATTTTGACAGAATATCATCGTGGTTTTAATAAATTAATTCAATTAAATTATCGTTTTGTAGATTATAATTATATTAAAGACACTATTAAAACTCAACGAATTTTTCAAAAAGAGATATCTCAAATAGGAGCTATAATTAATTGGCCTTTAGGTTGTAATTGGGATTTTTGTGCATCATATTATCATGATATATATAAGAATCAACCAGTTAGTAGATTAATAGGTATACAATATAAAACTTGCTGTTGGTCAATTAATATCGGATATGAGCGTAAAATTGTTGATTGGCAACAAAAAACTTGTTTAAGTAGTTATGATAATAGATGGTCGATTAATGTAGAATTAAATGGATTAAATAATAATCATCATTGGGAAAGTAAAAAAATGTTATCAAGTGGCATTATACCTTATCAAGGATATTTTGAATAA